Part of the Megalopta genalis isolate 19385.01 chromosome 6, iyMegGena1_principal, whole genome shotgun sequence genome, TGAGGAACTTTTTCCACTTAAAAGGGCTGTGATTCTTTTGGTAAGAAAAATCTATTAGTAAGCTTCTAAATGGTTGgacattattataaaataatttgtttgtttaaaattaaaatttctgcGGCTATCAAAAAATTGACTATGAAATTTATGATAAATGTAAAGAGAACATAATATAAAACAAAAGGAGTATTTTTTATCCTTGCCTGGTCTGTCATTAATATGAATGAATGAATGCAGCAAAGTTTTCTGAGTAGCAAATAAGAATAAAGAAGTAATCTGTATTATTTTCCAGTAAGAGCAATATTGGGTTTGCTGGTAATAAGTATGTTGAAGCTGTATAGAGATGCTTTGCAAAGTATCTTTGGTTTACAATTTACAAAATGGTTTGTCGCGATAACTGTGACACAGTATCATTTCATGTATTATTTAAGCCGTCCTTTGCCAAATATAATGGCAATGCCACTAGGTAATTCATatattctctttgatttgaggTTTCTACGTCTATGAAACAAATAGGATTtgcattattaatttattttagtaCTACTGGCTTTATTTGGGTGGTTAAAGCAAAGTCACATCATATTTATTTGGTCGTCTGCAGCAGCAATAATAATATTCAGAGCAGAACTAGCTATGCTACTGGGGTTATTCCTTTTATACGATATAGCCAACAAGAAACTGACCATACCAAGGTATTTACACATTATATTGCGGACCATTGATTCCTAGTATGGCTGTAACATTGCAAACAGAAGTGATTAGAATCATCAAGGGACATTCTGCAAAACTGCACTGATTTGTAAGCTTCGTTTGCTTATAAAACTTATTAACACAAATGAAACCCTTCTctctcaaaaaaaaaaaaagaacaataacCAAATCAAACATAAATCCCTCATTTAATACACTGCAATAAATTTTGACTTTACTATTTAAACTAAAACGAAAAAATCATTAAGAAAGAATTTTATTACGGGAAATGTTTCATCCATTAAAATTCATTTGTCTTTTTAGCGAATAATCATttcataatagtaataatttttagACTACTTAAAATTGCGGTTCCAGCTGGTATATTTTTTCTAACACTAACGGTTACAATAGATTCCATATTTTGGAGACGTATTTTATGGCCTGAGGGAGAAGTCTTTTACTTCAACACTATTCTTAATAAAAGCAGTGATTGGGGTGTATCCTTtcttaaagtataattaatatgttCTGCTTTTTAAGTATAAAATAtcttgaaaatgaatttttcataTACTTTTAATTTTATCTACTTTTTTCTAATCTTAACACAAACACAGACATCACCATTTTTATGGTATTTTTATTCGGCACTCCCAAGAGGGCTGGCTTTGTCATATTTTCTAATACCTTTGGGTATGCTTTGGGATGCTCGAGTTCGAACATTAACTGTTCCtggtattgtatttattattttattctcatTTCTACCACATAAAGAATTGAGGTTTATCATATATGTATTTCCATTGCTGAATGTTAGTGCCGCAGCTGTTTGCCATAGAATGTAAGTATTTTATTTCTTAATTCAGTTCTGTAGGTTCTTTTGAATTTCTTATCTTATTAAATTCGCAATTATCTTTTCATAAATAGATGGGAGAACAGAGCAAAAGGTACATGGCATGGATTCATGGCAATGATCATTTCAGGCCATCTAGTTTTAAATGCTCTATTCTCCATGTTTCTTTTATGCGTTGCTGGTACTAACTATCCTGGTGGTTTAGCTATTGCTAAATTACACAGACTTGAAAAAGACTCTATTGGTCCAGTGCATGTGCACATCGATGATCTCACTGCTCAGACAGGAGTTTCGAGATTTACACAGACAAACGATTCTTGGATGTAAGTTACAtacttaattttattatatgaaTCCAAGTAATCTAGTTCAATAATTTTTCAGTTATTCGAAACAAGAAAATTTAACCATTGATAATCCTGAAATCCTTCAGTTTACACACCTTCTAATGGAAGCTAAGAGTAAATACTCTCCAAACATAAAACCCTATCTTAAAACTCACGATATTCTGGATTCTGTGGATGGTTTCTCTCATATAGCACTTAACTATAACATGCTACCGCCTATAAGGATTAAAACTAGgcctattatatttattatgaaaAGAAAAGCCAATATAAAATACGATCCAAAGAAAGCAAAAGCACATGCTCTTACAAAGCGATCAGCCGAGAGCGATACTGAAAAACGTACGCAAAttgaaaatgtaataaataagaCTGCTAAGAACATGGAACCAATATTGGGCGAGATTATGGAgtcattagaagaatttgagaaACCATTAAATATTAGCAGCGAAAGTGATTTAGGTATAACTTCACAGAAAATTAAACCTATATTGAATACAACTCAAAATATTTCTGATGAACATATTGAACCATTACATGTGCCACAAGAAGCTGCAAACTTATCCGAAGGCAATTTACTATCTGCAACAATACCAATTCAAAAAGAAAAAgtaacaagtatttcaaaaacAGAGAATAGTCTCAATATTGAAAATAACATAAGTGTACAACATGCTGTTGTAAATATTTCCACTAGTGATGAAAAACAATCGGACACCAAAagtgaagaaattaaaaaagaaataatcacAGAGAAACCTAAAATTCAACAAGAGGGTAGTACTTTAAAAGAAACTGTTAGAAAGCTAATTCAAGGAAAATTAGAAGCAGTTAAGCTCAAAAAAGAGATAGAAGATCAGAAGAAGCCTTCAGAAAGTTCAGAAAAAATCACTGCGAGAAAAATAATGCCAACAAAAATAGAGTTACAACAAAAATCGAAAGTTACAGTAAAACAGGAATCAAAAGAAATGCCTGCAACTATACAAGAGAAGACTAAGTTGCATCGAGTAGTTAATGTTAAGGAAAGCATTAGGAATATAATAAATCAATTTAGAGAGTTCGAAAAAGACTTTGGACATGAAGATTTAGATGTGAAGAAAGAAACAGAAGTTGCTAAAGAATTGAAGGGGACAGACACAAATCTGTCTCAAGAATCTATAAATGTTTCAGACACGACAAAAGAGGAAGACAATAAAACAGTCAAGGATGCCAAAGAAAGTTTGAAGGATATCATAAATCAGTTCAAACAAATAAAGAGTGAATTAGTTTCTGAAGATAACAGCGAGTTTGAAGAAATTGAAGCAACTTATATGGACAGATCAATTTCTGAAACATTGATGAAATTTAGTGAGTCCTTAAAGAATTTAATACATCGaagaaaacaagagaaacaatttGTTGCCGAGAATTTAGATATTAAAAAGGATGTGCCGAGATCACAATCTCTGCCAAAAGTAGCAGTAAAAGATACTCAAGTTCTAACGGAAACTACAAAGAATTTAAAATTGCAAAATGTGGAGAAATTAGGGACTGTCGTTCAAAATACTGACACAAAAGACAGCTCAAGTACAGAAACGGATAAACTTTTTCAAGAAAAATCTTTTACTATGTATACGAATAACAGAAACGTCCCTTTAAATGCTCAAAGATTTGTTGATAACGTGTCGAATGATATAGGACAGGATTATGCTTCCAAAGAAGAGGATGAAAAGTTGAAACAACAGAATGTTGAGAATAACACGAATGattaaatgttaaaattaagtGACTGTTTTTATGCTTTTTGATGGGGCAATTGTGTAGATATAGCGAAATGTAAATACGTTATTCTGTGATAACGAAACTATTCTATTTCATAATTGATGCTCATGCATTACCAACGCGGAAAAAACAAGATTACTCTCCTTGTTTTCTTGCTTGAAATACCAATGAatgttaaaataaaatagtaaagcATTTGTCTAACATATTGTACTGAAAAAGTGCCAGAAATGATTCTGTATGTATgctatatgtaatattaatttgtaAACAATTATTTTTCGTACTTCAAAATGATCTAATTGTTTTTTTATATACTTAaatgttgaaatatttaacaatatattGTTTGATATAAAAGTAATGTTTATCAATGcatgtttaaaaaaaatctatgcaattttaatatttcCCCTCGACTGCTAAAAAAATGTATAAGACATTTAGTAATAGTTTTATCTTTTCCTATTCAATACTTTGCATTTAAATTTTGCTTTTCatgtttttcatatttctcataTTGCTCAAGATTATTCCATCATTTCTATTTTCATTAGGAAAAGAAGGATATGCTTCATCACAAAGAGGAAGTGCATTGAATTCCATATTGGTATTTGCAGAGCATTCAAGTGCCTTGAAATTTCTTCCAATGttctatgtacatatatattataaatcatattcaaagaatatatgtatacgtgtaacatattgtgtaataatattttgcgataagatgtttaaatattgaaaccTAAATATTACTTCTTACATTATTGCTGAAGCAATAGATAATCAAAAGTGCCAAATTGcaactgaaaattttattgaaatacatACAGTTTTCTGTAGTTCAAACTCTTTCTAATTGTGATGTATCTTTTGCTGTAACATGAAAGAAACATGCTAATCCTTGTGAATCTCTCGAAGTATTAGGAGTCCTTTGACCGTACCATATGTTGTTAATCCCAGAGTTGTCCAATATAAGATTTTATCGCGTAAACCAAGTTTTAAAAATGATGGACGTCCATCATCACACTGATCATACAAATAAACAGTAATTAAGTACAAACTACATGATGATATTCATTTCAACGAAATTAAACATCAGAGTCTTGTATACCTGCATCTGTGCTTGTTGTAGTTTAAACTTTTGAAATGCTTTATCCGAAATGAATTTCGCATATCCTGTGTAAAATGTTTGTCGTAATAAAACAGTGTTCTGATAAAAAAGTCTTGACTGGTGAACCTATTAATTTCGAAAAGTTACGAGGTATATCTACATCACATAAAACCCAATTAAAATCATAATCTCCCGTAGAACATAATAAATGAATAACGAAAACTCATACACATAATTTACGTGCATAACACGTATATATGATTTCCTTTCATTTATACTTTATCATGCATCATTTTTAACAAATAACATTATCAACATTTACTTACAGCCAACATGATGCAACAGCCGTGTAATGTTGCCCAAAAAATCTCGGTTTACTCACAAATTAACAACTTTTGCACAGAGAAATTGAATACCGCTAAAATGTAACTTCTTTTGAATGTACACAATTTTGTCATGCGCACAGCCATAATTCGACGAGACGCATGCGCAGGCTACTACACTAGAAGTGAAACTCGAATCAGAACCTTTGATCTCCAGATTCGGTAATTGGTTGGTCTTTAATAGcctatgtacatacatacagcGTTGccgttttcttttaatttatatttccattaaaaatatttctctgCCTTACTATACGAAGAAGGAAGAAAAGAATTCATACGGAAAATTCGAAACGTGGAAATATCCGAAATACCAAACAGTAGAAAATCTTTTAAGAGATGTACACAATTACATGAATAAAATGctattaaaaaatatactttTACTATCTTTATACATACCGAAAACGAATTTTATAACTATTTTACGcacatacatacaaacatatGGAATTTTATGCGAACATTCCCGTAAGATAAGACTGGTGATTGTTAAATTCAAATATTGCACACATGCGCCGTGGGTGCAACTTTCTTTCCACCACTTATGGACGCATGCGTGCCGAAAATAGGTTCTCGAAAAACGCCGGAGTTTCGCATCTGTAAGAATACTCTGTGCGCATGCGTACTCGTTCCTCGACGCAACAGTCGTAAACAACATTTTTTCCAATTAGATTCCTCGCGAGTTTACGCTTGCACGGTAAATAGAGCGTCCTGGTAGGCGCACTGCAGTTTTTCCGCGTTTTCATATGATTTCGCGGAAAAATGGGGTCGTATTCGCAGGCCCGGTGTACGTGATACGTGGACTTATGGGTTTCTGGCATGCGGTGACGTCATCCGGATCATTCTGGAAGAACCCTGCAGGACAATAATGGCGGGTATGTATTTATGTCGTCGGCAAGATTATAGATCTCGGTCGCGGCCTATATTCGTCTGAATAGTAATGCAGCTGAGATCATTTCCTTCcagatttgtatgcaaaatacaaCTGCACCTATTGTCAAGAGGACATCACAGGTTTGCGCGTTCGTTGTGTAGAATGCCCAGATTTCGACCTCTGCTTGCAGGTGAGTCGAGTGAACGCCTGTTTCTCGGTCACGTGTTCATGCTTGCCTCCCCACCCTCCCGTACGATCTTCTTCCATTTTCTTTGTGTCCTCGTCTATCCTTCTGGCTTTGTCGGATTTTGCGTATTGCGATTCCTTTTTTGTTCCCCACTCTTGcgcttttttatttgttcacaaGTTAGTCCGTAATTATGTGTTCTACTTGCCTTCGCGAGAGGTGAATGAAACTGCTGTCGATCGAAGAGCACGTGTGCTCACCCGATGCAATCAATTGTTTTGATAGAggaaaaataatgtttttatacATTGACAGTGTTTTTCCGCCGGAGCTGAGATTGGTCCTCACAAAAATGATCACTCTTACCAATTTATGGTGAGTACAGACAACGAAAAAGAATAGaaatcaatatttttttaaattttacgaCACACGTGATCAAGATTTTCGTTTATAGGATTCTGGTACCATTAGTATATTTAATGGTAGAGGGAACTGGACAGCCAGGGAACAACTTAGACTTTTGGATGCTATTGAACAATTTGGTTTCGGTAACTGGGAAGATATCAGCAAACACATTGAAACACGTACACCAGAAGGTACAGTGTTCACATTATGAACGTTACTATATTCAGAATTACATTTGGAATAATTTATGAGGATGATTTTTATGTTAATAATACACAGTATTCCTTTTGCTCTTGTAGAAGCAAAAGAAGAATATATTGCGAGGTACCTGGATGGTAATATTGGCAAGCACACATGGCCACCGACAGAAAGCTACAAACCAAATCTCACAGATCAAACAAAGTCGGATCATGGACCTCTGTCCCCTGATCTCACATCTCGGTTACCACCATTGGACATTACTCCAGAGGAGGCTGCACAATTGGGTTATATGCCACAGAGAGATGATTTTGAAAGGGTTAGTCAAAAAACAATTCGTATAGAACATAACACAGAGCATCTCAGTCAAATACTTCTCTCATTTATTGTTGTATGTAAAAGTGCCTTAGGACAACAAAGTGTAGTTCATTTAACTGAGACAACCTATACGTATTATCGTAAATGTATACACACTACAATATCAAATTTTTTTAGGATTACAATCACGAAGCAGAGTCTCTTGTTTCTTCGTTATTCTTAAATCCAGCTGAAGATGACGACTTGGATATCGCTTTGAAACTAGCCCAAGTTGACATGTACACCAACAATTTAAGAGAAAGAGCAAGACGAAAAAGAGTAGTACGCGATTATCAGCTTGTATCCGCTTTCTTTGCTTCATCTAGGAAGGATAAAACGCTGAGAAAGAAGCAATCTAAGGAAGAAAAGTACGGCATCGGTACTATTtggaaaaaaataatttactacCTTCACATAATTCTATTCTGATCTTGCTCTATTTACAGAGAATTCAGAGACAGAATGCGAGCGTTTGCTCAGTTCTACACGGCGCAGGAGTACGAGCAATTCTTGAACAATcttgagagagaacgagagctgCGTTTGCGTCTATCTGAGTTGTGTCGTTATCGGGACAGCGGAATCACGAGACACGAAGAGTGTGCTCATTTCGAGCAAGTGATTGCGCAGACTCAAGGTCAAAACGATGCCGCGGATCACTGGAACGAAAAAAAATCTGTAAGTATTCATTTCCTCTTGTTGAATTAACATTTCTCACATTGTGAGTGCAGTTGGAATTATTTTCGAAAGATATACTTTGTTTTTCATTGTACTCCGTAACGAGTATATCTGCACAAATGGAAAAAGATCATTAGGCAATCGTAAAAGCTAGTAGAGCTCCCGAGTCTTGCAACATTTTTGGTAAAATCGAAATGTTGCATTTTGAAATTAGAAATAATACCTAATGAAGTTTTTGAGTATTCAGGTGCAggtagtaattttattttaatatacaaTGAACGATATACATTTTGATACCTTTTTGTTTTGAGTATAGCAGGCGTGGAATAAATTGATAGTAGTAATGTTAGTGAAACCAAGGACAATCTGGTTCCTTAAAGACAGCTTCAATTACACTTTATGCGCTAGCTTTTGCTTCCTTTTAAACTAATTCCATTATTTGTGGTGCGTGTTGCCAGGCATTTCTGAACAGATTGTATCAGTTTGCATTTCACTTAGGGCAGCAGTGGGCCGTCCACACCAATACACCGCCACACCTCAAAAAAAAGGTACAAAAGTATTCTGAAACTGTGTCTGTAAATTTCAATTCGTAGAGAAACAGCACCGTCTCATCGGTACTCATAAAAGTGTTATggtttcttgtttttttttttctagagaagaagaaaaaggttACTCTTCCATCGACCGAAAGTACACTGCAAAAGACTTGCCCAGCAGCAGCTCCTCGCTCAGTCAAACCAATCCCAATCGGACGACGACTCCAGCCAATCAGTGGGCGGAGCCGGATAACTATCTGAATTCTTCCAGCCAGCATTCTACCAGCTCCAGTTCTGCTACAGAGAAAATCTACACTGCGACAACTTCCGGAAAATCGTGTTCAGCAATAGGTGATTTAGAAGAGCGAGATATTGAAATGGAAGCTGCCGCGCATTTGTTAACGAAACAAGAAAAATCTTTGTGTCTACAGCTTGATCTGAAGCCAACGCAGTATTTAACACAAAAAACGTTGTTGTTGCAAGTAAGTTTCTTTGTTTTGTTTGTGCAGGGTGGTTTGAAAGTATTGGCTACATAGAAGCTAAGCCTATAATATATCAAGCAACTATTGGTAACAAACTATTAGGTAGAATTATAAAGAATATCTGTTTTAgcatataaattttatttattaatgaggTAAACAATTACATTATTACGACCTTTTCCACAAGAAGTTTCACCTTAAATCTTGAGGTTAAAATCATATTTTGCTTAACATGTTTTCTTCGATTTCTTAAAGCTGTCTAGCTAGTTCTAAACCACcctgtatttttataattttacatAGGTCACCTTTACGTGGTAACTATATGATTGCAGGAGTATCTAAATGGTAATAGGAGATCTGGCGTTGTTCCTCAATCGGAACCAGAAAGTAAGATTTTACATTATCTGGTTGCGAATGGCTGGATTGCGGCCAATTAACCATGTGTAAAAAAGATTAATGACCATTTCAACTCTAAGTCACCCTCTATTTTGCAAACTAAGTCCTAGATATAACTGAAAACCGAGTCTGatttaattattgtatatagGGCAGATAGAGAAAGAATGtgtgtatatgtatacgtatacataCGTAGAAACGATTGGTTCAttactataatttattaatgGAACTCTTGAAGAGACAAAATTTCAGCGATCGGATAAATTGCTACAACCAAAGGACTGGATCTTCAGTTTTACATCATATGTATTATTTCAGtgcttgaaataataaaatgatgCATTCAAGATTCTAAAATTATAGTCCATTCGGGCTGCAACAATTTATCCAGTTATCGTTATTCTTCCATCgcttttgaaaaataaaattcagGTATCGAATATTCACCGTTAAAACGATTCCAGGAACTTGTCGCGTTTGACTCAAATGTGCATCGTTGTGTTAGGTTTCGTTCTATCATTTAGCCGGACAGT contains:
- the Alg12 gene encoding alg12 alpha-1,6-mannosyltransferase isoform X1, giving the protein MDHLIILVSMIHLLYCPFTKVEESFNLQAMHDILYHGFNLTEYDHHDFPGVVPRSFVGPIIISGLATPLIATINYLQLNKFFAQYVVRAILGLLVISMLKLYRDALQSIFGLQFTKWFVAITVTQYHFMYYLSRPLPNIMAMPLVLLALFGWLKQSHIIFIWSSAAAIIIFRAELAMLLGLFLLYDIANKKLTIPRLLKIAVPAGIFFLTLTVTIDSIFWRRILWPEGEVFYFNTILNKSSDWGTSPFLWYFYSALPRGLALSYFLIPLGMLWDARVRTLTVPGIVFIILFSFLPHKELRFIIYVFPLLNVSAAAVCHRIWENRAKGTWHGFMAMIISGHLVLNALFSMFLLCVAGTNYPGGLAIAKLHRLEKDSIGPVHVHIDDLTAQTGVSRFTQTNDSWIYSKQENLTIDNPEILQFTHLLMEAKSKYSPNIKPYLKTHDILDSVDGFSHIALNYNMLPPIRIKTRPIIFIMKRKANIKYDPKKAKAHALTKRSAESDTEKRTQIENVINKTAKNMEPILGEIMESLEEFEKPLNISSESDLGITSQKIKPILNTTQNISDEHIEPLHVPQEAANLSEGNLLSATIPIQKEKVTSISKTENSLNIENNISVQHAVVNISTSDEKQSDTKSEEIKKEIITEKPKIQQEGSTLKETVRKLIQGKLEAVKLKKEIEDQKKPSESSEKITARKIMPTKIELQQKSKVTVKQESKEMPATIQEKTKLHRVVNVKESIRNIINQFREFEKDFGHEDLDVKKETEVAKELKGTDTNLSQESINVSDTTKEEDNKTVKDAKESLKDIINQFKQIKSELVSEDNSEFEEIEATYMDRSISETLMKFSESLKNLIHRRKQEKQFVAENLDIKKDVPRSQSLPKVAVKDTQVLTETTKNLKLQNVEKLGTVVQNTDTKDSSSTETDKLFQEKSFTMYTNNRNVPLNAQRFVDNVSNDIGQDYASKEEDEKLKQQNVENNTND
- the Alg12 gene encoding alg12 alpha-1,6-mannosyltransferase isoform X2; this encodes MLKLYRDALQSIFGLQFTKWFVAITVTQYHFMYYLSRPLPNIMAMPLVLLALFGWLKQSHIIFIWSSAAAIIIFRAELAMLLGLFLLYDIANKKLTIPRLLKIAVPAGIFFLTLTVTIDSIFWRRILWPEGEVFYFNTILNKSSDWGTSPFLWYFYSALPRGLALSYFLIPLGMLWDARVRTLTVPGIVFIILFSFLPHKELRFIIYVFPLLNVSAAAVCHRIWENRAKGTWHGFMAMIISGHLVLNALFSMFLLCVAGTNYPGGLAIAKLHRLEKDSIGPVHVHIDDLTAQTGVSRFTQTNDSWIYSKQENLTIDNPEILQFTHLLMEAKSKYSPNIKPYLKTHDILDSVDGFSHIALNYNMLPPIRIKTRPIIFIMKRKANIKYDPKKAKAHALTKRSAESDTEKRTQIENVINKTAKNMEPILGEIMESLEEFEKPLNISSESDLGITSQKIKPILNTTQNISDEHIEPLHVPQEAANLSEGNLLSATIPIQKEKVTSISKTENSLNIENNISVQHAVVNISTSDEKQSDTKSEEIKKEIITEKPKIQQEGSTLKETVRKLIQGKLEAVKLKKEIEDQKKPSESSEKITARKIMPTKIELQQKSKVTVKQESKEMPATIQEKTKLHRVVNVKESIRNIINQFREFEKDFGHEDLDVKKETEVAKELKGTDTNLSQESINVSDTTKEEDNKTVKDAKESLKDIINQFKQIKSELVSEDNSEFEEIEATYMDRSISETLMKFSESLKNLIHRRKQEKQFVAENLDIKKDVPRSQSLPKVAVKDTQVLTETTKNLKLQNVEKLGTVVQNTDTKDSSSTETDKLFQEKSFTMYTNNRNVPLNAQRFVDNVSNDIGQDYASKEEDEKLKQQNVENNTND
- the LOC117228141 gene encoding uncharacterized protein LOC117228141: MLAVHQSRLFYQNTVLLRQTFYTGYAKFISDKAFQKFKLQQAQMQCDDGRPSFLKLGLRDKILYWTTLGLTTYGTVKGLLILREIHKD
- the Ada2b gene encoding transcriptional adapter 2B isoform X1: MADLYAKYNCTYCQEDITGLRVRCVECPDFDLCLQCFSAGAEIGPHKNDHSYQFMDSGTISIFNGRGNWTAREQLRLLDAIEQFGFGNWEDISKHIETRTPEEAKEEYIARYLDGNIGKHTWPPTESYKPNLTDQTKSDHGPLSPDLTSRLPPLDITPEEAAQLGYMPQRDDFERDYNHEAESLVSSLFLNPAEDDDLDIALKLAQVDMYTNNLRERARRKRVVRDYQLVSAFFASSRKDKTLRKKQSKEEKEFRDRMRAFAQFYTAQEYEQFLNNLERERELRLRLSELCRYRDSGITRHEECAHFEQVIAQTQGQNDAADHWNEKKSGSSGPSTPIHRHTSKKREEEKGYSSIDRKYTAKDLPSSSSSLSQTNPNRTTTPANQWAEPDNYLNSSSQHSTSSSSATEKIYTATTSGKSCSAIGDLEERDIEMEAAAHLLTKQEKSLCLQLDLKPTQYLTQKTLLLQEYLNGNRRSGVVPQSEPESKILHYLVANGWIAAN
- the Ada2b gene encoding transcriptional adapter 2B isoform X2, which codes for MADLYAKYNCTYCQEDITGLRVRCVECPDFDLCLQCFSAGAEIGPHKNDHSYQFMDSGTISIFNGRGNWTAREQLRLLDAIEQFGFGNWEDISKHIETRTPEEAKEEYIARYLDGNIGKHTWPPTESYKPNLTDQTKSDHGPLSPDLTSRLPPLDITPEEAAQLGYMPQRDDFERDYNHEAESLVSSLFLNPAEDDDLDIALKLAQVDMYTNNLRERARRKRVVRDYQLVSAFFASSRKDKTLRKKQSKEEKDRMRAFAQFYTAQEYEQFLNNLERERELRLRLSELCRYRDSGITRHEECAHFEQVIAQTQGQNDAADHWNEKKSGSSGPSTPIHRHTSKKREEEKGYSSIDRKYTAKDLPSSSSSLSQTNPNRTTTPANQWAEPDNYLNSSSQHSTSSSSATEKIYTATTSGKSCSAIGDLEERDIEMEAAAHLLTKQEKSLCLQLDLKPTQYLTQKTLLLQEYLNGNRRSGVVPQSEPESKILHYLVANGWIAAN
- the Ada2b gene encoding transcriptional adapter 2B isoform X3 → MADLYAKYNCTYCQEDITGLRVRCVECPDFDLCLQCFSAGAEIGPHKNDHSYQFMDSGTISIFNGRGNWTAREQLRLLDAIEQFGFGNWEDISKHIETRTPEEAKEEYIARYLDGNIGKHTWPPTESYKPNLTDQTKSDHGPLSPDLTSRLPPLDITPEEAAQLGYMPQRDDFERDYNHEAESLVSSLFLNPAEDDDLDIALKLAQVDMYTNNLRERARRKRVVRDYQLVSAFFASSRKDKTLRKKQSKEEKEFRDRMRAFAQFYTAQEYEQFLNNLERERELRLRLSELCRYRDSGITRHEECAHFEQVIAQTQGQNDAADHWNEKKSAFLNRLYQFAFHLGQQWAVHTNTPPHLKKKRRRKRLLFHRPKVHCKRLAQQQLLAQSNQSQSDDDSSQSVGGAG